The following coding sequences lie in one Frondihabitans peucedani genomic window:
- a CDS encoding TetR/AcrR family transcriptional regulator encodes MPRPRTFDERDVVARAGRAFAVSGYAGTSLDDLLSATGLARQSLYNAFGGKRELFLRAFLSDTAEAVQTVEAIRHGTDSPIGRIRAHLVRTAVEHGSGQALPSLFTKAAVELSASDPAVATAVAQAFSAQQAHYAACILEAQSAGEVDSGADAEALGAFFCALIEGMTMLGGSGVSRAALSSMALTGLAAIPLTETGRQNLGTQDGEWA; translated from the coding sequence GTGCCGAGACCTCGCACCTTCGACGAACGAGACGTCGTCGCGAGGGCCGGGCGGGCCTTCGCCGTCTCAGGTTACGCCGGCACCTCGCTCGACGATCTCCTGTCCGCGACCGGGCTGGCACGGCAGAGCCTCTACAACGCGTTCGGAGGCAAGAGAGAGCTATTCCTCCGCGCCTTCCTCAGCGATACCGCGGAGGCGGTCCAGACGGTCGAGGCCATCCGTCACGGCACCGACAGTCCGATCGGTCGGATCCGTGCGCACCTCGTCCGCACCGCTGTCGAGCACGGCTCCGGTCAGGCGCTGCCGTCCCTCTTCACCAAGGCCGCAGTGGAGCTGTCCGCGAGCGACCCGGCGGTGGCGACGGCGGTCGCGCAGGCCTTCTCCGCCCAGCAGGCCCACTACGCCGCGTGCATCCTGGAGGCCCAGTCGGCGGGCGAGGTCGACTCGGGCGCCGACGCCGAGGCGCTCGGAGCCTTCTTCTGCGCGCTGATCGAGGGCATGACGATGCTAGGTGGCTCGGGCGTCTCCCGAGCCGCTCTGAGCAGCATGGCGCTCACCGGCCTGGCTGCCATCCCCCTGACTGAGACGGGGCGGCAGAACCTCGGCACCCAGGACGGCGAGTGGGCGTGA